One stretch of Leadbetterella byssophila DSM 17132 DNA includes these proteins:
- a CDS encoding BT_3928 family protein, translated as MKILAIFSRIVVGMYLMFSGFLKVVDPYGTALKLKEYFEVFAMDIPVLEGLFIGLSEMSVTLSVLFCCMELVVGVALFFGFKLRYTAWVALLMMTFFTFLTFYSAYFNRVTDCGCFGEFMKLKPWHSFWKNVVTMVFILIIFFYRKKYQNLGAGTPAVLIASILSLGIGIYSLSYLPVIDMLPYAVGKSIPEQMKRPDVAPDIEYEFLDKTSGKTLKSKEYLMDTVRYTYQSSVVLNEDNIKPVITDFSVVDTAGADQMGEVLEGKVLALLIKTTEDLEDLEFKKYRELVSKVSKSQIKPIVLTSQTDAIAFLAEKKLSYPCYFVDEKVMKTMARNNPILLLLDNGTILGKWSFNRLPSDSKIKKLINI; from the coding sequence ATGAAGATACTTGCTATTTTTTCTCGGATTGTGGTTGGGATGTACCTTATGTTCTCAGGTTTTTTGAAGGTAGTGGATCCTTATGGTACTGCCTTAAAGCTTAAAGAATATTTTGAGGTATTTGCTATGGATATACCTGTTTTGGAAGGTCTGTTCATAGGTTTGAGTGAAATGTCAGTTACACTTTCCGTTCTGTTCTGTTGTATGGAACTAGTGGTAGGGGTAGCATTGTTCTTTGGTTTTAAGTTGCGTTATACTGCTTGGGTAGCGCTGCTTATGATGACGTTCTTTACATTCCTGACTTTTTATTCGGCATATTTCAATAGGGTTACAGATTGCGGTTGTTTTGGGGAGTTTATGAAATTAAAGCCTTGGCATTCATTCTGGAAGAATGTGGTGACTATGGTGTTTATCTTAATCATCTTCTTTTATCGCAAAAAGTATCAAAACTTGGGAGCAGGAACACCTGCAGTGTTGATAGCAAGTATCTTGTCTTTGGGCATTGGAATATATAGTTTAAGTTATTTGCCGGTAATAGATATGCTGCCATATGCGGTAGGTAAAAGTATTCCGGAACAGATGAAAAGACCGGATGTAGCACCTGATATAGAGTATGAGTTTTTGGACAAAACTTCTGGTAAAACCTTGAAGTCTAAAGAATATCTCATGGATACTGTCCGTTATACCTATCAAAGCTCAGTGGTGCTGAACGAAGATAACATCAAACCGGTGATTACTGATTTCTCAGTAGTAGATACGGCCGGAGCTGATCAGATGGGGGAAGTTTTAGAAGGGAAGGTTTTGGCATTGTTAATAAAGACTACTGAAGACCTGGAAGACCTTGAATTTAAGAAATATAGGGAGCTTGTATCCAAAGTTAGTAAGAGTCAGATAAAGCCTATCGTTCTGACCTCTCAAACGGACGCTATTGCATTCTTAGCTGAAAAGAAGCTTTCTTACCCTTGTTATTTTGTGGATGAGAAAGTAATGAAAACTATGGCTCGCAATAATCCTATCCTGTTATTGCTAGATAATGGTACCATCTTGGGGAAATGGAGCTTTAATCGTTTGCCATCAGATTCGAAAATTAAAAAGTTGATTAACATATAG
- a CDS encoding DUF1599 domain-containing protein, producing MPKTETEYSKIIALCFDIFSKKNMDYGTSWKILRLPSITDQIYIKAKRIRTLQENGFSKVDEGEVPEFIGIINYCVMALMLMENGENIQDVEAGYKEEVEKVKALLFNKNHDYNEAWRNMRVSSMTDIILMKLMRIKQIEDNGGKTIISEGIRSGYQDIINYSVFCLIKLSEIQSGQQ from the coding sequence ATGCCTAAGACCGAAACTGAATATTCTAAAATAATAGCCCTCTGCTTTGATATATTTTCAAAGAAGAATATGGACTATGGAACCTCATGGAAGATACTTCGTCTTCCTTCTATCACGGATCAGATATACATCAAAGCTAAGAGAATTCGCACTTTGCAGGAGAACGGATTTTCTAAGGTGGATGAAGGGGAAGTTCCTGAATTCATTGGAATCATTAACTATTGTGTGATGGCTCTGATGTTAATGGAAAATGGAGAGAATATTCAAGACGTAGAGGCAGGTTATAAAGAAGAAGTGGAGAAGGTAAAGGCTCTTCTTTTTAATAAAAATCATGATTATAATGAAGCATGGAGGAACATGAGGGTAAGTTCCATGACAGACATAATCTTGATGAAACTAATGAGAATTAAGCAGATTGAAGATAACGGAGGAAAAACCATCATCTCTGAAGGAATTAGATCCGGTTATCAAGATATTATAAATTATTCTGTTTTTTGTTTGATCAAACTGAGTGAAATTCAATCCGGCCAACAGTAA
- the folP gene encoding dihydropteroate synthase, with amino-acid sequence MKNTINIGGKVLVLDEPVVMGILNSTPDSFYKDSRFNPKEEGFIKKATSMVEAGAKIMDIGGYSTRPGAAFVSVQEEIDRIVPAVEAIKRHFPQVGISVDTFRSKVAKYAIEAGAHIINDISGGDFDEDMFSIIIKYKPVYVLMHQAGKNTEDMHIPYPYKDIVQEVSDKLFKKANFLRENGVKDILLDPGFGFSKTIRDNYALLQNLHLLNNPHFPLLVGMSRKSMIYKSLGITPEESLPYSLYLHNYAVERGARIIRVHDVPETMKMLQLFQLLNQ; translated from the coding sequence ATGAAAAATACAATAAATATAGGCGGTAAGGTTCTTGTACTCGATGAACCCGTAGTTATGGGAATCCTTAATAGTACGCCGGATTCATTTTACAAAGATAGTAGATTTAATCCTAAAGAGGAAGGTTTTATAAAAAAAGCTACATCTATGGTAGAGGCTGGAGCGAAGATTATGGACATAGGAGGATACTCTACTCGTCCGGGTGCGGCTTTTGTTAGTGTACAGGAAGAAATAGACCGAATAGTACCGGCAGTAGAAGCCATAAAGAGGCACTTTCCTCAAGTAGGCATCTCGGTTGATACTTTTAGAAGTAAAGTGGCTAAATACGCGATAGAAGCTGGTGCACATATCATCAATGATATTTCTGGGGGGGATTTTGATGAAGATATGTTTTCTATAATTATCAAGTATAAACCTGTATATGTCTTGATGCATCAAGCGGGCAAAAATACAGAAGACATGCATATCCCCTACCCGTATAAAGATATAGTACAGGAAGTAAGTGATAAACTCTTCAAAAAAGCCAATTTTCTACGTGAAAATGGAGTAAAAGACATTCTTTTGGATCCGGGCTTTGGTTTCTCCAAAACCATTCGGGACAACTACGCCCTTTTGCAGAACCTACATTTGCTTAACAACCCACATTTCCCCCTTTTAGTGGGAATGTCCAGGAAATCGATGATCTATAAGAGTTTGGGCATCACTCCTGAAGAAAGTCTTCCCTATTCCTTATACCTACATAATTATGCTGTGGAGCGCGGTGCACGCATTATTAGGGTACATGATGTTCCTGAAACCATGAAAATGCTTCAGCTTTTTCAATTATTAAATCAATAA
- a CDS encoding T9SS type A sorting domain-containing protein: MRKLLLSLFLILSGYFASAQLNAPQLEFSDITKTGFKATVVPDDTTGVRGIEVIVIGNGVNDTTLHALSGGSTFITAVFSNLLPGASYDVHARVLDCVTPPCTTESAYTSKVVTTLVAAAPRAALETTSNCPQYVGLTWTIPNTGGPVTNIIVMKSHGGPWYHLSDLPPYTTEYYDFDAQPGIYTAYKLYTVNALGELTESNTVSVTVRPYVAPAAPMNLRAVSKTNNSITVMWDNPEEDWVCRSDIRASYYISLKRAWESEYKVYGVTYPNANTFTIEGLEENEWVDIAVWSFSDQHIQGGWAFLRDKTHGPAVKPTNVIGVAYKDNFDNWALGISWNHAGDDADYYYIDYSLDGENWTNLAFVKTGVNVIQHVNLNEGLLYTYRVKAGNYIYGESDYAYMDGYVSVTPDKAPTAPYGLKASWSGSDVVLTWVDDTNKEEKYIIERSTKEDADFAKVGEVARNKETYTDALGANPADTYYYRVKAENAVGSSDYSKVVKVTKTTGGGGATMVVYPNPTADKINVNVPSELKTAPVEVNVYNQINQLIYSKTFKADAQIEVNLKKFTPGAYNVVVSSGNFKETKKIVKN; the protein is encoded by the coding sequence ATGAGAAAATTATTACTATCTCTCTTCTTGATATTGAGCGGCTATTTCGCTTCTGCACAATTGAACGCTCCTCAGTTGGAGTTTAGTGACATCACTAAAACAGGTTTCAAAGCTACAGTTGTCCCAGATGACACTACCGGCGTTAGAGGCATTGAAGTGATTGTCATAGGTAATGGGGTTAATGACACCACACTACATGCATTATCCGGAGGTAGCACTTTTATCACGGCGGTTTTTAGTAACCTATTACCAGGAGCATCCTATGATGTTCATGCAAGAGTCCTGGATTGTGTAACCCCTCCATGCACTACTGAAAGTGCCTACACTAGCAAAGTGGTTACAACTTTAGTAGCTGCAGCTCCTAGAGCAGCACTAGAAACCACTAGCAACTGTCCTCAATATGTAGGACTAACTTGGACGATTCCTAATACAGGAGGTCCTGTTACTAACATCATCGTGATGAAGTCTCACGGGGGACCATGGTATCATTTGAGTGATCTACCTCCATATACTACTGAGTACTATGACTTTGATGCCCAACCAGGAATTTATACTGCATACAAATTATATACTGTAAATGCTTTAGGCGAACTTACAGAATCTAATACAGTAAGTGTAACGGTAAGACCATACGTAGCTCCTGCTGCACCTATGAATCTTCGTGCAGTGAGCAAAACCAATAACAGTATCACTGTTATGTGGGACAATCCTGAGGAAGACTGGGTATGTAGATCAGATATCAGAGCTTCTTACTATATCTCCCTAAAAAGAGCTTGGGAATCAGAATATAAAGTTTACGGAGTAACTTATCCGAATGCTAATACATTTACGATCGAAGGTCTAGAGGAAAATGAATGGGTGGATATAGCCGTATGGTCATTCAGCGATCAACATATTCAAGGAGGCTGGGCCTTCTTGAGAGACAAAACGCATGGCCCTGCCGTTAAACCAACTAACGTTATTGGAGTAGCTTACAAAGATAACTTTGACAACTGGGCCCTAGGCATAAGTTGGAATCATGCAGGTGATGATGCAGATTACTACTATATCGATTATAGCTTAGATGGAGAAAACTGGACAAACTTAGCTTTTGTAAAAACAGGTGTTAACGTTATCCAACACGTAAACTTGAACGAAGGACTTCTTTACACTTATAGAGTTAAAGCTGGAAACTATATCTACGGAGAGTCTGACTACGCTTATATGGATGGATATGTAAGTGTTACTCCTGATAAAGCTCCAACCGCACCTTATGGACTAAAAGCAAGTTGGTCAGGATCAGATGTAGTTCTTACTTGGGTTGACGACACAAATAAAGAAGAGAAATACATCATTGAGCGTTCTACAAAAGAAGATGCTGACTTTGCTAAAGTTGGTGAAGTAGCAAGAAACAAAGAAACGTATACAGATGCCCTTGGAGCAAATCCGGCAGATACTTACTATTACAGAGTTAAAGCTGAAAACGCGGTAGGTTCATCTGATTACTCTAAAGTAGTGAAGGTTACAAAGACTACTGGTGGTGGCGGTGCTACAATGGTAGTTTATCCTAACCCTACTGCAGATAAGATCAATGTAAACGTTCCTTCAGAGCTTAAAACTGCTCCGGTAGAAGTGAATGTTTATAATCAAATCAATCAATTGATCTATTCAAAAACCTTCAAGGCAGACGCTCAAATTGAAGTGAACCTTAAGAAATTCACTCCGGGTGCTTATAACGTAGTTGTATCTTCCGGTAACTTTAAAGAAACTAAGAAGATTGTTAAAAACTGA
- the atpG gene encoding ATP synthase F1 subunit gamma has translation MASLKEVRNRIASVNSTMQITKAMKMVSAAKLRRAQDKITQLRPYSQKLNELIAQVSENTEVGANSPYTQVREVNNVLIVLVTSDRGLCGAFNSNIIKATAAYISENYAAQAEKGNVTLFPLGKKGYEAFQRRNARLNAEYSDIFNRLSFETAKNAAEGIMEDFANGVYDEVVLIYNEFKNVATQIVRAERMLPLINEEKEAATSNVDYIFEPSEEEILLDLIPKAIKLQLFKAVLDSNAAEHGARMTAMDKATDNGGELLKSLKIEYNRSRQAAITTEILEIVGGAEALKQ, from the coding sequence ATGGCTTCATTAAAAGAAGTAAGAAATAGGATCGCTTCCGTAAACTCTACCATGCAGATCACAAAAGCCATGAAAATGGTTTCTGCTGCGAAACTGAGGAGAGCACAGGATAAGATCACACAATTAAGACCTTATTCTCAAAAATTGAACGAACTTATCGCTCAAGTTTCTGAGAACACTGAGGTAGGAGCTAACAGCCCTTACACTCAAGTGAGAGAGGTGAACAATGTGCTGATTGTCCTGGTTACTTCAGACAGAGGTTTATGTGGAGCCTTTAACTCCAATATTATCAAAGCTACGGCAGCATATATTTCCGAGAATTATGCTGCTCAGGCTGAAAAAGGAAACGTGACTCTTTTCCCTTTGGGTAAGAAAGGGTATGAAGCGTTTCAGAGAAGAAATGCTCGTTTAAATGCTGAATATTCCGATATCTTCAACCGTCTTTCTTTTGAAACAGCAAAGAATGCGGCCGAAGGAATCATGGAAGATTTCGCAAACGGAGTATATGATGAAGTGGTATTGATCTACAACGAGTTCAAGAACGTAGCCACTCAGATCGTAAGGGCTGAGCGTATGCTTCCTTTGATCAATGAAGAAAAAGAAGCAGCTACCTCTAACGTAGATTATATATTTGAACCTTCAGAAGAAGAAATCCTTTTGGATCTTATTCCTAAGGCTATCAAACTTCAATTGTTCAAAGCTGTTTTAGATTCTAACGCCGCTGAACACGGTGCTAGGATGACTGCTATGGATAAAGCTACTGATAACGGTGGCGAATTGTTGAAGTCCTTGAAGATTGAATATAACCGCTCTCGTCAGGCTGCGATTACTACTGAGATCCTTGAGATCGTTGGTGGTGCAGAAGCCTTAAAGCAGTAA
- the atpA gene encoding F0F1 ATP synthase subunit alpha, whose amino-acid sequence MASIRPDEVSAILREQLAGARTEAELEEVGTVLQIGDGVARIYGLSKVQQGELISFENGLKGLALNLEEDNVGVVLLGDSSEIKEGATAKRTGAIATVKVGDGIIGRVVNTLAEPIDGNGPISGETFDMPLERKAPGVIYRQPVTEPLQTGIKAVDAMIPIGRGQRELVIGDRQTGKTAVCIDTIINQKEFYDKGEPVYCIYVACGQKASTVKAVEQTLRKYGAMAYTTIVAANASDPSPMQYFAPFTGAAIGEYFRDTGRPALVVYDDLSKQAVAYREVSLLLRRPPGREAYPGDVFYLHSRLLERAAKINESDAIAKEMNDLPPSLKDKVKGGGSLTALPIIETQAGDVSAYIPTNVISITDGQIFLESNLFNAGIRPAINVGISVSRVGGNAQIKSMKKVAGTLKLDQAQFRELEAFAKFGSDLDAATKLVIERGKRNQEILKQGQYQPVAVGDQVAIIYGSINGVLDEVPVHRVKEFEGEFLSLLNSTRPEVIANLSKGKLDKEDTDYIVKFGKELAQKYANN is encoded by the coding sequence ATTGCATCGATAAGACCAGATGAGGTTTCTGCCATCCTGCGTGAGCAGCTGGCCGGGGCAAGAACCGAAGCAGAATTAGAAGAGGTAGGTACCGTACTTCAGATAGGGGACGGAGTAGCTCGTATCTATGGCCTTTCAAAAGTACAACAAGGAGAATTGATCTCTTTTGAAAACGGTCTGAAAGGACTGGCGCTTAACTTGGAGGAAGATAACGTAGGGGTGGTATTGCTGGGTGATTCTTCTGAAATCAAAGAAGGTGCTACGGCAAAGCGTACCGGTGCTATTGCCACCGTGAAAGTAGGAGACGGAATTATCGGTAGAGTAGTGAACACACTTGCTGAGCCTATCGATGGTAATGGTCCTATTTCAGGTGAAACGTTTGACATGCCATTGGAGAGAAAAGCTCCTGGTGTAATCTATCGTCAACCAGTAACTGAACCTTTACAAACAGGTATCAAGGCGGTAGATGCCATGATTCCAATCGGTAGAGGACAAAGAGAGCTTGTGATTGGTGACCGTCAAACCGGTAAAACTGCGGTTTGTATAGACACCATCATCAACCAAAAAGAATTCTACGACAAAGGAGAACCAGTATACTGTATCTACGTAGCTTGTGGTCAAAAAGCTTCTACTGTTAAAGCTGTAGAGCAGACTTTGAGGAAGTACGGAGCTATGGCTTATACTACTATCGTAGCTGCGAATGCTTCTGATCCTTCTCCTATGCAATATTTCGCTCCGTTTACAGGGGCAGCTATTGGAGAGTATTTCCGTGATACAGGTAGACCTGCTCTTGTAGTATATGATGACTTATCGAAACAAGCGGTGGCTTATCGTGAAGTTTCCCTACTTCTTCGTCGTCCACCAGGACGTGAAGCATATCCTGGAGACGTATTCTACCTTCACTCAAGATTGTTGGAGCGTGCGGCTAAGATCAACGAATCTGATGCAATCGCTAAAGAAATGAATGACCTTCCTCCTTCTTTGAAAGATAAAGTAAAAGGTGGTGGTTCATTGACAGCTCTTCCAATTATCGAGACTCAGGCAGGTGACGTTTCTGCGTATATTCCTACTAACGTGATCTCCATTACAGATGGTCAGATTTTCTTGGAATCTAACTTGTTTAACGCAGGTATCCGTCCGGCTATTAACGTAGGTATCTCTGTATCTCGTGTAGGTGGTAACGCTCAGATCAAATCCATGAAGAAAGTGGCCGGTACTTTGAAACTTGACCAGGCTCAGTTCCGTGAATTGGAAGCTTTCGCGAAATTTGGTTCTGATTTGGATGCTGCAACTAAATTGGTGATTGAAAGAGGTAAGAGAAACCAGGAAATCTTGAAACAAGGTCAGTACCAACCTGTAGCTGTAGGTGATCAGGTAGCTATTATCTATGGTTCTATTAACGGTGTATTGGACGAAGTTCCTGTACACAGAGTTAAGGAATTTGAAGGTGAGTTCTTGTCTCTATTGAATTCTACTCGTCCTGAGGTTATCGCTAATCTTTCAAAAGGAAAATTAGATAAAGAAGACACTGACTACATCGTTAAATTCGGTAAGGAACTAGCTCAGAAGTACGCAAACAACTAA
- a CDS encoding DUF4412 domain-containing protein — translation MKKVLFILLSVLPLISKGQKPDASYTFHSAMIYELISKDKKGKTTTLEQEYYFGNKEGIVGAKMNLGDKGAGIDFMIMDLNNLRVFTFMSSKIMMGVNFKDDKMVQSIEKENEKFKITKSGETRTIMNEPCEGYKIVKEGEKSDITMWISKNRVEAIAKLATSMAKSFSGGIGGKQPNYFAYNAHPELVKMAKEGRAVLGYTVKGDKGDISEMLLKDSKTNINYTFRASEYKSMF, via the coding sequence ATGAAAAAAGTACTTTTTATCCTTTTAAGTGTACTGCCATTGATTTCTAAAGGTCAGAAACCTGACGCTTCCTATACTTTTCATTCGGCCATGATTTATGAACTGATCAGTAAGGATAAGAAAGGGAAGACCACCACTTTGGAGCAGGAATATTATTTTGGAAATAAGGAAGGCATTGTGGGGGCAAAGATGAATCTGGGCGATAAAGGCGCAGGGATAGATTTCATGATTATGGATTTAAATAATCTGAGGGTTTTTACATTCATGAGTAGTAAAATCATGATGGGTGTGAATTTCAAAGATGACAAAATGGTACAAAGCATTGAAAAGGAAAATGAGAAATTTAAGATCACGAAATCCGGAGAGACACGTACCATAATGAATGAACCTTGTGAAGGATATAAAATCGTCAAAGAGGGAGAGAAATCAGATATCACCATGTGGATTTCAAAGAACAGGGTGGAAGCAATTGCAAAATTAGCTACCAGTATGGCGAAATCTTTTTCTGGCGGTATAGGAGGGAAGCAACCTAATTATTTTGCCTATAATGCGCATCCGGAACTGGTGAAGATGGCAAAAGAAGGAAGAGCAGTTTTAGGCTATACAGTGAAAGGAGATAAGGGTGATATTTCAGAGATGTTACTTAAAGATAGTAAGACCAATATCAATTATACATTTCGAGCAAGCGAATACAAATCCATGTTCTAA